The following proteins are encoded in a genomic region of Micropterus dolomieu isolate WLL.071019.BEF.003 ecotype Adirondacks linkage group LG04, ASM2129224v1, whole genome shotgun sequence:
- the LOC123969290 gene encoding coiled-coil domain-containing protein 175-like yields the protein MASCLVPDCPAVMVALEHLKELDKQLKEEGISFSPEASLHLTEITAAITELEGDRRAAREHLEVETIENSKLRHQINNIRQRMSQEIMADIAAARASNAEEIEQLHMELNTVSQLHEATVKWQDDICSQNEALYPEREQVKAEHEEIIAVLNDHITLKYDLQLHLDQTREQVEEMKSCIAAVEQDKKTLRQNVALEREAFTVIKDNLAGEAQQVEEEIKQQKHEIRRRRRELNSVNDKKQETHGHLGELMLQVAKLESSTRKLTASRCQWEKRLEEETQKQKESSQQRETMKKELCDLAEAFRVAVQLLKEEIATVEGKIEEGRPSRLLYQDALAQIYEIFKQQRDEENDVRAEHFHVLQQLERSKLQLEECITSIVKYSKEVKEMDKQIGELLEAGTINKRVFESNKEEMCGNVDEKKKNVSHLEEEERRLRRLLEETKRKQDEHVARMTSDISHTRRRYQELRHEEATLQRSLPKSADADLLMSHVTQCEAEYNQQETQRRQEIERCTAETESVMRSTGEKQREVEEKEEMLREVEEKWNEEQSRHEGLKTLVSELRGKREDLELSIEELKMNTSSLLQPREDMKAQLEELRGSYMDTLDRQASELRAVEMSIYDNTVKLEQVSVENSRLHLRIREMTEGVSRARENKDRCWQETHQLRQDIKALFESLQEAWRGDLLVTQDCQSSDGVLLVSMNDMLNHLKTRRQQLGHVSTLLHQQMLDFSKRLGDKTAVEQQS from the coding sequence ATGGCTTCTTGTCTGGTCCCGGACTGTCCGGCCGTCATGGTTGCTCTCGAGCATTTGAAGGAACTGGACAAGCAGCTGAAAGAGGAGGGAATAAGCTTCTCACCTGAAGCCAGCCTCCATCTGACAGAGATAACTGCTGCCATCACTGAGCTGGAGGGGGACAGACGAGCTGCTCGGGAACATTTAGAAGTGGAAACCATAGAAAACAGCAAGCTAAGACACCAAATTAACAACATAAGACAAAGAATGAGCCAGGAAATCATGGCTGACATAGCAGCAGCCCGGGCGTCCAATGCCGAGGAGATAGAGCAGCTGCATATGGAGCTCAACACAGTTTCTCAGCTCCATGAAGCCACTGTGAAGTGGCAGGACGACATCTGCAGCCAAAATGAAGCACTGTACCCAGAGCGAGAGCAGGTGAAGGCTGAACATGAAGAGATCATTGCTGTTCTGAATGATCATATCACCTTAAAGTATGACTTGCAGCTGCACCTGGATCAGACACGGGAGCAGGTAGAGGAGATGAAGTCCTGCATCGCTGCTGTCGAACAGGACAAAAAAACACTGCGCCAAAACGTGGCGCTGGAGAGAGAGGCCTTCACTGTGATAAAAGACAACCTGGCTGGAGAAGCGCAACAGGTCGAGGAGGAAATTAAGCAGCAGAAGCACGAGATCAGGCGGCGCAGAAGAGAGCTGAACAGCGTTAACGAcaagaaacaggaaacacatgGGCACCTGGGCGAGCTCATGCTTCAGGTGGCCAAGCTGGAGAGTAGTACACGAAAACTGACAGCATCTCGGTGCCAGTGGGAGAAACGGTTGGAGGAGGAGACCCAGAAGCAAAAAGAATCGAGTCAACAGCGAGAAACGATGAAGAAGGAGCTGTGTGACTTAGCTGAAGCCTTCAGGGTTGCCGTGCAGCTTCTTAAAGAGGAAATTGCAACAGTGGAAGGCAAAATAGAGGAGGGTCGACCATCAAGATTGCTCTATCAAGACGCCCTGGCTCAAATCTATGAGATATTCAAGCAGCAGCGCGATGAGGAGAACGATGTAAGGGCAGAGCATTTCCACGTCTTGCAGCAGCTGGAGCGGTCCAAGCTGCAGCTGGAGGAGTGCATCACCTCCATTGTTAAATACAGCAAGGAGGTAAAAGAGATGGACAAGCAGATCGGAGAACTCCTGGAAGCCGGCACTATCAACAAGCGCGTGTTTGAGAGCAATAAGGAAGAGATGTGTGGTAACGTggatgagaagaaaaagaacGTCAGCCatttggaggaggaggagaggcggCTAAGGAGGCTCCTGGAGGAGACAAAGAGGAAGCAGGACGAGCACGTGGCGAGAATGACCTCTGACATCAGCCACACCAGGCGGAGATACCAGGAACTTCGACACGAGGAGGCCACTCTCCAGCGAAGTCTGCCCAAGAGCGCTGATGCTGACTTGCTGATGAGCCATGTGACCCAGTGTGAGGCGGAGTACAACCAACAGGAGACCCAACGCCGTCAGGAGATCGAGCGGTGCACTGCAGAGACCGAGAGCGTCATGAGGAGCACCGGCgagaaacagagggaggtggaggagaaagaggagatgctgagggaggtggaggaaaAGTGGAACGAAGAGCAGTCCAGGCACGAGGGGTTGAAAACGCTGGTCTCCGAGCTGAGGGGGAAGAGGGAAGATCTCGAGCTGTCGATTGAGGAGCTGAAGATGAACACCAGCTCCCTGCTTCAGCCCAGAGAGGATATGAAGGCCCAGCTGGAGGAGCTGCGGGGAAGTTACATGGATACTCTCGACAGGCAGGCCTCAGAGCTGAGAGCTGTAGAGATGAGCATCTATGACAATACCGTGAAACTGGAGCAGGTCAGTGTGGAAAACAGCAGGCTGCATCTCCGTATCAGAGAGATGACAGAGGGTGTTAGCAGGGCCAGGGAGAACAAAGACAGATGCTGGCAGGAGACCCACCAGCTCAGACAGGACATAAAGGCCTTGTTTGAGAGTTTACAGGAAGCATGGAGAGGGGACTTGTTGGTAACGCAGGACTGTCAGAGCAGCGATGGCGTTCTGTTGGTATCTATGAATGACATGTTGAACCACCTGAAGACCAGGAGACAACAGTTGGGCCATGTCAGCACACTCCTACACCAACAAATGTTAGATTTCAGCAAACGACTGGGAGataaaacagctgtagaacAGCAGAGTTGA